A single genomic interval of Antarcticibacterium arcticum harbors:
- a CDS encoding GNAT family N-acetyltransferase has product MKIENSTINDLEEIFRLYKEATGFQKIRFPENQWPEFDRELIVKELEENRQFKIVIDNRIACIWAVTFSDAEIWEEKNSDPAIYIHRIATNQQFRGQNFVKMIVGWAKEFANQHHKKFIRLDTCGNNLKLISHYQKAGFNFLGIKKLKDSKGLPAHYENADVCYFEIELE; this is encoded by the coding sequence ATGAAAATTGAAAACAGCACCATCAATGACCTGGAAGAGATCTTTAGATTATATAAAGAGGCTACCGGGTTTCAAAAAATAAGATTTCCTGAAAATCAGTGGCCCGAATTTGACCGGGAGCTTATTGTAAAAGAACTGGAGGAAAACAGGCAATTTAAGATCGTGATCGATAACCGCATTGCCTGTATATGGGCCGTAACATTCAGCGATGCCGAAATTTGGGAGGAAAAGAACAGCGACCCGGCGATTTATATTCATCGTATTGCCACCAATCAACAGTTTAGGGGACAAAATTTTGTAAAAATGATAGTGGGTTGGGCAAAGGAATTTGCAAACCAACACCATAAAAAATTTATAAGGCTGGATACCTGCGGAAATAACTTGAAATTAATCTCCCATTATCAAAAGGCCGGCTTTAATTTTCTTGGAATCAAAAAGCTGAAGGATTCAAAAGGACTACCGGCTCATTATGAGAATGCAGATGTTTGCTATTTTGAAATAGAGCTGGAGTAG
- a CDS encoding porin, producing MKLKHLLPLALSVFLTFSMQAQDITENRFGKGLVNVMAKDSSYSLVFAARFQSLYSSQWEFPHYEEFESGDSNFLIRRARLKFDGFAFSPKLVYKLEVGLSNRDISGTSVYTGNTPRYILDAVLKWNFFENFELWAGQTKLPGNRERVISSANLETVDRSLVNSRFNIDRDMGLQLHHSLNLGPNFLIREAFAFSQGEGRNISTGNLGGYQYTGRIEALPLGDFSDYTGADLSREETPKLAVGFTYDHNANAVRTRSNSGTYMVNDIGFHEADINTIFLDAMFKYQGWSVMVEYADRTSDQPIAMNSDGTATGAVVNVGDGFNILTGYVFKNNFQVTGRYTTIELEEEITGAGVETQYTLGFSKYLVGHKLKVQTDVSLNDYENNIDNSLMYRFQIDFHF from the coding sequence ATGAAATTAAAACACCTATTACCCTTGGCGTTGAGCGTGTTCTTGACATTTTCAATGCAAGCTCAGGACATTACCGAAAATCGTTTCGGAAAAGGACTAGTAAATGTGATGGCAAAAGATAGTTCCTACAGTCTGGTCTTTGCAGCCCGTTTTCAGTCATTATATTCTTCCCAATGGGAATTTCCGCATTATGAGGAATTTGAATCGGGCGACTCTAATTTTTTAATACGGCGTGCCAGATTAAAATTTGACGGTTTTGCATTTTCCCCAAAATTGGTATACAAGCTAGAAGTTGGTTTATCAAACCGGGACATTTCAGGAACCTCAGTTTATACAGGTAATACACCCCGGTATATTTTGGATGCGGTTTTAAAATGGAATTTCTTTGAAAATTTTGAACTCTGGGCAGGGCAAACCAAGCTTCCCGGAAACCGGGAACGGGTAATATCATCGGCCAACCTTGAAACCGTAGACCGCTCCCTGGTGAACAGCAGGTTTAATATAGACCGGGATATGGGATTGCAATTACATCACTCATTAAATTTGGGGCCAAATTTTTTGATAAGAGAAGCTTTCGCTTTTTCACAGGGCGAGGGCCGGAATATCTCTACAGGAAATCTTGGTGGTTACCAATACACAGGAAGGATAGAAGCCTTGCCTCTTGGTGATTTTTCAGATTATACCGGGGCAGATCTTTCCCGGGAGGAAACACCTAAACTTGCTGTAGGATTTACCTATGATCATAATGCAAATGCGGTTAGAACGCGCTCCAATTCCGGAACATACATGGTAAACGATATTGGGTTTCATGAAGCAGATATCAATACCATTTTCCTCGATGCTATGTTCAAATATCAAGGATGGTCTGTGATGGTAGAATATGCTGACAGGACCAGCGATCAACCCATTGCAATGAATTCAGACGGTACCGCTACCGGAGCAGTGGTTAACGTAGGTGATGGTTTTAATATCCTAACCGGGTATGTGTTTAAAAACAATTTTCAGGTAACCGGAAGGTATACAACCATAGAATTAGAGGAAGAAATTACGGGAGCAGGAGTAGAAACTCAATATACCCTGGGTTTTTCCAAATATCTGGTAGGGCATAAATTAAAAGTGCAAACCGATGTGAGCTTAAACGATTACGAAAATAATATTGATAACAGTTTAATGTACAGATTTCAAATAGATTTCCATTTTTAA
- a CDS encoding universal stress protein has protein sequence MNVLILTDLSQVAKNAAEFALQFLRKTPVKFYLLNIGQFHTDEDPQMPANERMARALVKIERRILELKKLTTNPDHQFEALYSENDLVTATRRYTDAKKIDLIVMGAANKGFSPYTIVGNQTYEILKKIKCNLLAVAEGSEFRKIEKLIFPYTYIPSLDETIRKLENFSAFEKKVEINVMEIFGNTEEEDIISTGAGTLVATTNSSRVKHLKMRDLDIFSISQLQKIQEDFDLIALMGKDITLCYKLLHNKYGIFSTISGKLPIFILHD, from the coding sequence ATGAATGTACTCATTTTAACAGATCTTTCCCAGGTAGCAAAGAATGCTGCGGAATTTGCGCTGCAATTTCTAAGAAAAACACCTGTGAAATTTTATCTTCTTAATATAGGACAGTTTCATACAGATGAGGATCCACAAATGCCTGCCAATGAAAGAATGGCCCGCGCTCTTGTAAAAATAGAAAGGCGAATTCTGGAGCTGAAAAAGCTTACGACAAATCCAGATCACCAGTTTGAAGCCTTATATTCTGAGAATGACCTGGTAACCGCCACCCGGCGTTATACCGATGCAAAGAAGATAGACCTGATTGTAATGGGAGCCGCGAATAAGGGCTTTTCTCCTTATACAATTGTAGGGAACCAAACCTATGAGATCCTGAAAAAAATTAAATGTAATCTTCTGGCAGTTGCAGAAGGTTCAGAATTCCGGAAGATTGAAAAATTGATCTTTCCATATACTTATATCCCTTCGCTGGATGAAACTATAAGAAAACTTGAGAATTTTTCAGCATTTGAAAAAAAGGTAGAGATCAATGTGATGGAGATCTTTGGAAATACTGAAGAAGAAGATATTATATCTACTGGTGCAGGAACCCTGGTTGCTACCACCAATAGTAGTCGCGTAAAACATTTAAAAATGCGCGACCTTGATATTTTTTCTATTTCGCAGCTCCAAAAGATCCAGGAAGATTTTGACCTTATAGCCCTAATGGGTAAAGATATTACCCTTTGTTACAAGTTACTGCACAATAAATATGGGATCTTTTCCACAATCTCGGGAAAGCTGCCCATATTTATTCTGCATGATTAG
- the pstC gene encoding phosphate ABC transporter permease subunit PstC → MKRIKEVAIEKTLLVSALVTIAVTLGIILVLSIEAFNFFRVVPLTDFITDTQWTPLFTEKHFGILPLLSGTLLTSFIAIAFAVPVGLSISIYISEYAPKSFRKTIKPALELLAAVPTVVYGFFALTVVTPFLQTFIPGLSGFNSLSAGLVMGIMIIPFISSLSEDALHAVPNSLREASYGMGSTRLQTAFKVLVPAASSGIIVSIILAVSRAIGETMIVAIAAGQQPRLTLDPTVPVETITAYIVQVSLGDVGHGTLEYQTIFAAGITLFIFTFLLNTLSYRLRKKFAEKYE, encoded by the coding sequence ATGAAGAGGATCAAAGAGGTTGCAATAGAAAAAACACTGCTGGTTAGTGCTCTGGTTACAATAGCTGTAACCCTGGGCATTATCCTGGTGTTATCTATTGAGGCCTTTAATTTTTTCAGGGTAGTTCCCCTTACAGATTTTATAACAGATACCCAATGGACTCCACTGTTTACAGAGAAACATTTCGGGATCTTACCGCTGCTTTCTGGTACCCTGTTAACATCCTTTATAGCAATAGCATTTGCGGTACCCGTTGGATTATCTATTAGTATCTACATAAGTGAATATGCTCCTAAAAGTTTTAGAAAGACTATTAAACCGGCTCTTGAATTGCTGGCAGCAGTTCCTACGGTTGTTTACGGTTTCTTTGCCCTTACCGTAGTTACCCCATTTCTGCAAACATTTATTCCGGGATTATCCGGGTTTAATTCCCTCTCAGCAGGTCTTGTAATGGGAATAATGATTATCCCTTTTATTTCATCTCTTAGTGAGGATGCATTGCATGCAGTTCCAAACTCCTTGAGGGAAGCATCTTATGGAATGGGTTCTACCAGATTGCAAACCGCATTTAAAGTATTGGTGCCTGCGGCCTCCTCAGGAATTATTGTATCAATTATCCTTGCTGTCTCAAGAGCAATTGGAGAAACAATGATAGTAGCAATTGCTGCCGGGCAACAACCCCGCCTAACGCTGGATCCAACTGTTCCTGTTGAGACAATAACCGCCTATATCGTGCAGGTGAGCCTGGGAGATGTGGGTCATGGTACACTGGAATATCAAACCATTTTTGCCGCTGGGATTACCCTGTTCATTTTTACTTTCTTATTAAATACGCTGAGTTACAGGTTGCGAAAGAAATTTGCCGAGAAATATGAATAA
- a CDS encoding PstS family phosphate ABC transporter substrate-binding protein: MKKVIITGAMAFIVFACGNNKKETDSSAISIDGSSTVYPVTEAMAEEFRNEDPNVNVTIGVSGTGGGFKKFGRGEVDIANASRPIKEEEIAIAKENNITYVGLEVAYDGLAVVVHPDNDWVTCFTVEELKKIWEPGAQGTIKTWNQVNPDWPNEEILLFGPGVASGTFDYFTEAIVGKSGSSRGDFTASEDDNVLVQGVSGSKYGLGFFGLAYFEENKDKLKLVGVDGGEGCILPSLETVKNSTYAPLSRPLYIYINSSSLKNPKVIDFVNFYLEQAPTLLEDVGYFPLSVEEYKAQKAKFDDFVKSNN; this comes from the coding sequence ATGAAAAAAGTAATTATTACCGGCGCTATGGCATTTATAGTTTTTGCCTGCGGAAACAATAAAAAAGAAACGGACAGCAGCGCAATTTCAATAGACGGGTCAAGCACAGTATATCCCGTAACTGAAGCTATGGCAGAAGAATTTCGTAATGAAGACCCTAATGTAAATGTTACTATTGGAGTTTCAGGCACTGGAGGAGGTTTCAAGAAATTTGGAAGGGGAGAGGTAGATATTGCCAACGCCTCGAGACCAATTAAGGAGGAGGAAATAGCTATTGCGAAAGAAAATAACATTACCTATGTAGGTCTTGAAGTAGCATATGATGGTCTTGCCGTTGTGGTACATCCAGATAACGATTGGGTCACCTGTTTTACGGTGGAAGAATTGAAAAAAATATGGGAACCTGGAGCTCAGGGGACCATAAAAACGTGGAACCAGGTTAACCCTGATTGGCCAAATGAAGAGATCTTACTTTTTGGACCCGGTGTAGCTTCAGGAACCTTTGATTATTTTACCGAAGCAATTGTTGGTAAAAGCGGTAGCAGTAGAGGAGATTTTACCGCCAGTGAAGACGATAACGTGCTGGTTCAGGGAGTTTCGGGATCCAAATATGGTTTAGGATTTTTTGGTCTAGCATATTTTGAGGAAAATAAAGATAAATTAAAACTGGTAGGAGTAGATGGCGGTGAAGGTTGTATCCTTCCTTCCCTTGAAACCGTAAAAAACAGTACCTATGCACCTTTATCAAGACCGTTATACATTTATATAAACAGTTCTTCCCTTAAGAATCCCAAAGTAATAGACTTTGTAAATTTCTATCTCGAGCAGGCGCCAACACTTCTCGAAGATGTAGGATATTTTCCATTAAGTGTTGAAGAGTATAAAGCTCAAAAAGCTAAGTTCGATGATTTTGTAAAATCCAATAATTAA
- the pstA gene encoding phosphate ABC transporter permease PstA: MNNIKKNRIKDKAFKVWGIGCTLLGLVLLSVFIGSILIDGLQRIDWDFITNLPSRSAERAGIYTALTGSVWILVLTTIIALPLGIGAAIYLEEYAKKGKLSSILEVNISNLAGVPSIIYGLLGLEVFVRILEMGASILAGSFTLALLILPIVIVSTREAIKAVPKSIRDASFALGASKWQTVSMQLLPASFGGILTGIILALSRAVGETAPLIVIGALAYVPFAPSSPMDEFSVLPIQIFNWISRPQKGFEVNAAAAIIILLLITFIMNAIAVYFRNKWQKKLNN; this comes from the coding sequence ATGAATAATATTAAAAAGAACCGGATTAAGGATAAGGCATTTAAGGTGTGGGGTATTGGCTGTACCTTGCTGGGATTGGTATTGCTTTCAGTTTTTATAGGTTCAATCCTTATAGACGGGCTTCAAAGAATTGACTGGGATTTTATTACCAACCTACCTTCCCGCAGTGCAGAGAGAGCAGGGATATACACCGCTCTTACAGGAAGTGTCTGGATCCTTGTACTTACTACAATAATTGCTTTACCCCTTGGAATAGGTGCTGCTATTTACCTTGAAGAATATGCCAAAAAAGGGAAATTATCTTCAATTCTGGAAGTGAATATATCCAACTTGGCAGGAGTTCCTTCCATCATATATGGCCTTTTAGGCCTGGAAGTATTTGTAAGAATTCTTGAAATGGGAGCCAGCATTTTGGCAGGAAGTTTTACCCTGGCGCTTTTAATATTACCCATTGTAATCGTATCAACCCGGGAAGCTATAAAAGCGGTGCCAAAATCAATAAGGGATGCATCATTCGCTCTCGGAGCCTCAAAATGGCAAACAGTCTCTATGCAACTACTTCCTGCTTCTTTTGGTGGGATTCTTACCGGTATAATTCTAGCTTTATCCAGGGCTGTGGGTGAAACGGCGCCTCTCATTGTAATAGGGGCATTGGCATATGTTCCTTTCGCCCCATCTTCCCCAATGGATGAATTTTCAGTCCTGCCAATCCAGATATTTAACTGGATATCCCGTCCGCAAAAAGGCTTTGAGGTGAATGCTGCTGCAGCAATAATAATTCTTTTACTAATTACTTTTATAATGAATGCCATTGCTGTTTATTTTAGAAACAAATGGCAGAAAAAATTAAACAATTAA
- a CDS encoding FKBP-type peptidyl-prolyl cis-trans isomerase yields the protein MKTNLLALLFIFFISCGNDDQPVDYVSLNDKQIQDYLAANNLQAEKSASGLYYIIENEGTGLRPTSSSQVRVAYKGYFLNGSVFDQSSSEGISFNLQQVIRGWTEGITYFKEGGNGLLLVPSHLAYGPQNYMGIPGGSVLIFEIDLLEVN from the coding sequence ATGAAAACCAACCTCCTTGCACTTTTATTCATTTTCTTCATTAGCTGCGGAAATGACGATCAACCGGTGGACTATGTAAGTCTTAACGATAAGCAAATTCAGGATTACCTGGCAGCAAATAACCTTCAGGCCGAAAAAAGTGCTTCAGGACTATATTATATCATTGAAAATGAGGGCACAGGGTTGCGACCAACTTCATCCAGTCAGGTTCGCGTAGCATATAAAGGATATTTTCTCAATGGTTCGGTTTTCGACCAAAGTTCTTCCGAAGGAATTTCATTCAATTTACAGCAGGTAATCAGGGGCTGGACAGAGGGAATTACTTATTTCAAAGAAGGTGGGAATGGCCTGCTTTTAGTACCGTCACATCTGGCATATGGGCCTCAGAATTATATGGGGATACCGGGAGGTTCAGTTTTAATATTTGAAATTGATCTTCTCGAAGTGAATTAA
- the phoU gene encoding phosphate signaling complex protein PhoU, translated as MISLDQHKEALNQSGIEMLELCTKQLRNAREAFFNHDSDLAEEVLHIENRVNALDLKIDRDCERFIALHNPVAGDLRFVLALRKINFDLERVGDHAYGISNYIIEVDIPIEKRLLDLMKIEEMFDSALSMMDDITGAYIATDTKKARKVFKKDKVLNKINMKAFEIISGEVKKDPQLIDQFLLLFSIIKKVERIGDLVTNIAEEIIFFREAEVLKHKKKKGIRKKKDD; from the coding sequence ATGATAAGTTTAGATCAACATAAAGAAGCCTTAAACCAGTCCGGCATTGAAATGCTGGAGTTGTGCACAAAGCAATTAAGAAATGCCAGGGAGGCTTTTTTTAATCATGACAGCGACCTGGCAGAAGAGGTTTTACATATAGAAAACCGGGTGAATGCGTTGGACCTGAAAATTGACAGAGATTGTGAACGTTTTATTGCCCTGCATAATCCTGTTGCGGGAGATCTGCGATTTGTACTTGCATTACGTAAGATCAATTTTGATCTTGAAAGGGTAGGAGATCATGCTTACGGCATTTCGAATTACATTATTGAGGTTGATATTCCTATTGAGAAAAGATTACTGGACCTCATGAAGATCGAAGAAATGTTTGATTCAGCATTATCTATGATGGATGATATAACTGGAGCATACATTGCTACAGATACTAAAAAGGCCCGTAAAGTTTTTAAAAAGGATAAAGTCCTAAATAAAATAAATATGAAGGCTTTTGAAATTATTTCAGGTGAGGTGAAAAAAGATCCGCAATTGATAGATCAATTCCTGTTACTATTTTCAATAATTAAAAAGGTAGAACGAATTGGAGACCTTGTAACCAATATAGCTGAGGAGATTATATTTTTCAGGGAGGCCGAAGTTTTAAAACATAAAAAAAAGAAAGGCATTAGGAAGAAAAAGGACGATTAA
- the pstB gene encoding phosphate ABC transporter ATP-binding protein PstB produces MVKNEKEPLIDKSIKRQYKLQATGIKVFYDNFEAIKGIDMNIKANKVTAFIGPSGCGKSTFLRLFNRMNDYIDGFRVEGEISIDGKNIYKKKVNVEQLRKQVGMVFQKPNPFPKSIFENVAYGLKIQGIKDKKFLQEKVEDSLKQVSLWEEVKDDLNKSALALSGGQQQRLCIARTLAVEPSVILMDEPTSALDPISTAKIEELIFELKSKYTIVIVTHNMQQAARISDRTAFFYMGELVEYDSTKKIFTNPEKKQTENYITGRFG; encoded by the coding sequence ATGGTTAAAAACGAAAAAGAGCCCTTAATTGATAAATCAATAAAGCGGCAATATAAGCTTCAGGCAACCGGAATAAAAGTTTTTTATGACAATTTCGAAGCTATAAAAGGCATAGACATGAATATAAAAGCCAATAAAGTAACGGCTTTTATTGGACCATCTGGTTGTGGTAAATCAACCTTTTTACGACTTTTTAACCGTATGAATGATTATATAGATGGATTTCGGGTAGAGGGTGAAATAAGTATAGACGGCAAGAACATTTATAAAAAAAAGGTGAATGTAGAACAATTGAGAAAGCAGGTAGGAATGGTTTTTCAAAAGCCAAACCCCTTTCCTAAGTCTATATTTGAAAATGTTGCTTATGGTTTAAAAATTCAGGGAATTAAGGATAAGAAATTCTTGCAGGAAAAAGTGGAAGATTCCCTGAAACAAGTTTCTCTGTGGGAAGAGGTTAAGGACGATCTTAATAAATCTGCATTAGCTCTTTCCGGCGGGCAGCAACAGCGTTTGTGTATTGCCAGAACCCTTGCCGTAGAACCATCGGTTATTTTGATGGATGAACCAACCTCTGCATTGGATCCAATTTCAACTGCCAAAATCGAGGAGCTTATTTTTGAATTGAAAAGTAAATATACCATTGTGATAGTTACGCATAATATGCAGCAGGCTGCACGAATAAGTGACCGCACAGCATTTTTTTATATGGGAGAGCTTGTTGAATATGACAGTACTAAAAAGATCTTTACCAATCCTGAAAAGAAACAAACAGAAAATTATATTACCGGAAGGTTCGGATAA
- a CDS encoding spermidine synthase family protein, giving the protein MLSFSKFNRLYFSLGLLSLSMIAYQLSLMQYLSIVQWYHFAYMVIAIALLGFGAAGTFIAIFRSFLLRKSDFLLPLFMVLTGISMPFILWLSGQPFARFDTYLLFVERSRLWQLLLYELLFFIPFFFCALAIGLVFVKYTHRIGKLYFSNLVGSGLGGLAAIVLFWTAFPTQIPYITGIISLLAASVIVPLHQKRNWLISIGIAGLLLIIPVFYSPSSLPFSQYKSLSQTLDLPDVKIEASANSPYGWVQYVSSPVLRYAPGLSLSFTGEVPVIDAVFTNGDWAGAVLRSSKDSRILDYTTSAVAWEPGRHKKVLILDAGTGVRTQYAVLRGAAEVDHVEPNGLVSRFSQDNTGFGLSEAVRLYRQDSRSFLAQCEKSYNLISLPPLGAFGGTAGLGALQEEYLLTKNSFSLIFDLLENDGFFEITVWLDYPYRNPLKIVATISETLAENNLAQPEKHLVAVRSWNTLSFLVKKSPFKESEVQAIRNFCDRLYFDPMLLPGITPEERTHYNLLEDHSLFNLTDSLVSGNRERIYENYDFHLRPATDDKPYFSQFLRLKSLPHLQEIFGNQSAFFIELGYLIVGVTFLQSLLLAIVLIILPLFRLKQHLKNKGFTLLYFSGLGMGFMFVEIVLIQRLVLYLGHPVYSVAAVVSGMLLLSGLGSWLSSGVTLSIESIRKIVFLIVSILLIYAGILPWLLQAGMGFSMWAKVPFALVLIGLPSFFMGMPFPMGLQFLSQRNEAGVPWAWGVNGCLSVVSASLATILAIEVGFSMLMLLASAAYLITLASSFLVRKR; this is encoded by the coding sequence ATGTTATCCTTTTCCAAATTCAACAGGTTGTATTTTTCCCTGGGACTGCTGTCGTTGTCAATGATAGCGTACCAGTTGAGCCTCATGCAATACCTGTCTATAGTACAGTGGTATCATTTTGCCTATATGGTAATAGCCATCGCACTTTTAGGATTTGGCGCCGCAGGAACCTTTATTGCGATCTTTCGTAGTTTCCTGCTAAGAAAAAGTGATTTTTTGCTGCCGCTGTTCATGGTGCTCACAGGAATAAGTATGCCGTTTATTCTATGGCTTTCAGGACAACCTTTCGCCAGGTTCGATACCTATCTTTTGTTTGTGGAAAGAAGCCGTTTGTGGCAACTTTTACTGTATGAACTGCTCTTTTTTATTCCCTTCTTTTTTTGTGCTCTGGCCATAGGACTGGTTTTTGTAAAATATACCCATAGGATTGGAAAACTTTACTTTAGTAATCTTGTGGGTTCCGGGCTGGGGGGTCTGGCAGCCATCGTTCTGTTCTGGACAGCTTTCCCTACCCAAATTCCTTATATCACCGGTATTATCTCATTACTTGCCGCCTCGGTTATTGTGCCGCTTCACCAAAAAAGAAATTGGTTAATTTCGATAGGGATCGCAGGGTTACTTTTGATAATCCCGGTATTTTATTCACCTTCATCTTTACCGTTTTCACAGTACAAAAGTTTAAGTCAGACCCTGGATCTGCCGGATGTGAAAATTGAAGCTTCAGCCAATAGTCCCTATGGCTGGGTGCAATATGTGTCTTCGCCTGTACTGCGCTATGCTCCCGGTTTAAGTCTCTCTTTTACCGGGGAGGTGCCGGTAATTGATGCGGTTTTCACCAATGGAGATTGGGCAGGGGCCGTCCTAAGATCTTCTAAGGATAGCCGTATCCTTGATTATACAACTTCTGCCGTAGCCTGGGAACCTGGCAGGCATAAAAAGGTACTTATTTTAGACGCCGGAACGGGGGTTAGAACGCAATACGCGGTACTACGGGGGGCTGCGGAAGTAGACCATGTAGAACCTAATGGGTTGGTAAGTAGATTTTCACAGGACAATACCGGTTTTGGCCTTAGTGAAGCGGTAAGGCTGTACCGGCAGGATTCCCGCTCTTTTTTGGCACAATGCGAGAAATCCTATAATCTCATTAGTCTTCCACCGCTGGGTGCTTTTGGCGGTACCGCAGGTTTGGGTGCATTGCAGGAAGAGTATCTTCTCACTAAAAATTCCTTTTCCCTTATTTTTGACCTACTGGAGAATGATGGCTTCTTTGAGATCACCGTTTGGCTGGATTATCCCTACCGCAATCCGCTGAAAATTGTGGCCACCATTTCTGAAACTCTTGCAGAAAACAACCTGGCTCAACCGGAAAAACACCTTGTAGCTGTAAGAAGCTGGAACACTCTCAGTTTCCTTGTCAAAAAATCACCATTTAAAGAATCGGAGGTACAGGCAATTCGCAATTTTTGTGATCGTTTATATTTCGACCCCATGTTGCTCCCGGGAATTACCCCTGAAGAACGAACCCACTATAACCTGCTGGAGGACCATTCCCTTTTTAATCTTACAGATTCACTGGTTTCCGGTAACAGGGAAAGGATCTATGAAAATTATGATTTTCATCTTCGTCCGGCTACAGATGATAAACCATATTTCTCCCAGTTCCTCCGTTTAAAAAGTTTACCGCATTTGCAGGAGATCTTTGGAAACCAGTCGGCCTTCTTTATTGAGCTTGGGTATCTTATTGTGGGGGTAACATTTTTACAGTCACTTTTACTTGCCATTGTACTAATAATTCTTCCCCTGTTTCGCCTGAAGCAGCATTTAAAAAATAAAGGATTCACACTTTTGTATTTTTCAGGACTGGGAATGGGTTTTATGTTTGTGGAAATAGTGTTGATACAAAGGTTAGTCCTTTATCTTGGTCATCCGGTATATTCTGTTGCGGCTGTGGTAAGCGGGATGTTGTTGCTATCTGGTCTTGGCAGTTGGTTGTCTTCGGGGGTAACATTATCAATTGAAAGCATACGAAAAATCGTTTTTCTCATTGTTTCTATTTTACTTATCTATGCGGGGATATTACCATGGCTGCTACAGGCCGGCATGGGATTTTCTATGTGGGCCAAAGTCCCCTTTGCGCTTGTACTAATAGGCCTTCCATCTTTTTTTATGGGCATGCCTTTTCCCATGGGTTTGCAGTTTCTTTCCCAAAGGAATGAGGCCGGGGTTCCCTGGGCCTGGGGCGTGAATGGTTGCCTCTCAGTGGTGAGTGCTTCCCTTGCAACCATTCTGGCAATAGAAGTTGGATTTTCTATGCTTATGTTACTGGCTTCAGCGGCATATCTCATCACGCTGGCTTCCAGTTTTTTGGTGAGAAAGCGATAA
- a CDS encoding protein-L-isoaspartate(D-aspartate) O-methyltransferase, whose product MMKLSLLISVVILLLSVFPAQQDKYYRERQLMVKTQLESRGIVHKPTLKAMRSVKRHLLVPRDQEKNAYEDRPLPIGYGQTISQPYMVGYMTEVIRPKKGMKVLEIGTGSGYQAAVLGEIVDEVYTIEIIEQLAKTSRSRLGDMGYTNIHVKEGDGYFGWEEHAPFDAIVVTAASAFIPPPLIEQLKEGGKMVIPVGAPFTTQQLMLVEKQKGGKRTTRNLLPVRFVPFTRN is encoded by the coding sequence ATGATGAAGTTGTCTCTTTTAATTTCAGTGGTAATTTTGCTTCTCTCAGTATTTCCTGCCCAACAGGATAAATACTACAGGGAGCGTCAACTCATGGTGAAAACCCAGCTGGAATCACGCGGTATTGTACACAAACCCACTCTTAAGGCCATGCGCAGTGTTAAACGACACCTGCTGGTGCCTAGGGATCAGGAGAAAAATGCCTATGAAGATCGCCCTTTGCCAATAGGTTACGGGCAAACTATTTCCCAGCCTTATATGGTGGGGTATATGACCGAGGTTATAAGGCCCAAGAAGGGCATGAAGGTTTTGGAAATAGGCACAGGATCTGGATACCAGGCTGCAGTACTTGGAGAAATTGTTGATGAGGTTTATACCATAGAAATAATAGAACAATTGGCCAAAACGTCCAGGAGCAGGTTGGGGGACATGGGATATACCAATATCCATGTAAAAGAGGGCGATGGGTATTTTGGATGGGAGGAACATGCTCCTTTTGACGCTATTGTTGTAACCGCCGCTTCTGCATTTATTCCTCCCCCGCTAATTGAACAATTAAAAGAAGGCGGTAAAATGGTTATTCCGGTAGGCGCACCCTTCACCACACAGCAACTTATGCTGGTGGAAAAACAAAAAGGGGGAAAACGTACTACCCGCAATCTCCTCCCTGTTCGGTTTGTTCCTTTTACCCGGAACTAA